Within the Pseudomonas orientalis genome, the region GATGCTGGCCGGCTACACCTTGCCGCTGATTGCCCTGCCGGTGGTGGACAACCCCCTGGCGGTGTGGGATGTGGCCGAGGCGCGTACCGAGGAAATCTTCCTCGGCATCGCCGTGGCGGCCGTGGTGGGTGCGATGTTCTGGCCGCGTCGCCTGATGCCGGTGTTCGATGGCTCGGTTGCCAAGTGGTTTACCGACGCCCAGGTCTACAGCCAGCGCTTTCTCACCCGCGATGTGGAGCCTGAAGCCATCAGCGGCCTGCGCGGCGGCATGGTCGCCACGTTCAACACCCTCGAGTTGATGATCGGCCAGTTGCCCCACGAAGGCGCGCGGCCGCAGACGGTGCGCAACACCAAGGAATTGCGCGGGCGCATGATCCACCTGTTGCCGGTGATCGATGCCCTGGACGATGCGGTGTACGCCATTGAACATCGCGCGCCGCAATTTCTCGATCGGCTCACGCCGTTGCTGCAAGCCGCCAACGCCTGGCTGCAAAGCACCACCGAAACCGCGCCACTGGAACGCTGGCGCGTGCTGCGTGACAAGATCGACGCCGCGCAACCCCAGGGCGCAGCGCTGGACGACCGCCACACGCTGCTGTTCTCCAACGCCCTGTATCGCCTCGGTGAGTGGGTCGACCTGTGGCAGGACTGCCGCAGCCTGCAAGCCGCCATTCAGTGCGAAAGCCAGGACACCTGGCGCGCCGTCTACCGCCACTGGCGCCTGGGCCGGCTTACGCCATTTCTTGATCGTGGCCTGATGTTCTACTCGGCGTTTTCCACCGTCACCGCGATCATCGTCGCCTCGGTGTTGTGGATTTTGCTGGGCTGGACCGACGGCGGCAGTGCGGTGATCCTGGCGGCGGTGGCGTGCAGCTTTTTCGCCTCGATGGACGACCCCGCGCCGCAGATCTATCGGTTCTTTTTCTGGACCGCCATGTCGGTGCTGTTCGCCAGCCTCTATCTGTTCCTGGTGCTGCCCAACCTGCACGATTTCCCCATGCTGGTGCTGGCGTTCGCCGTGCCGTTCATCTGCATCGGCACCCTCACCGTGCAGCCACGGTTCTACCTGGGCATGCTGCTGACGCTGGTCAACACCTCGTCGTTCATCAGCATCCAGGGCGCCTATGACGCGGACTTCCTCAACTTCGCCAACGTCAATCTGGCCGGGCCCGTGGGCCTGCTGTTTGCCTTTGTATGGACCCTGATTGCACGGCCCTTCGGCGCCGAACTGGCGGCCAAGCGCCTGACCCGTTTCAGTTGGCGCGACATCGTCAGCCTTACCGAACCCGCCACCCTGGCCGAACATCGGCACATGGCCGCCCAAATGCTCGACCGCCTGATGCAGCACCTGCCGCGCCTGGGCCTCACGGGCCAGGACACCGGCACCGCCCTGCGCGACTTGCGCGTGGCGCTGAACCTGCTCGATCTGCTCGCCTACTCGCCGCGCATCCTCGGCGTGCCGCGCGTGCTGCTCAACCAGGTGGTGGAAGGCGTGGGCGGTTATTTCAAGGCCTGCCTCAAGGCCGGTGAACGCTTGCCCGCGCCCAGCGGTCTGCTGATGACCCTGGACCGCACGCGCCGCGCCCTCAACGGCCAGGGCCTGCAAGACGGCGATGACACGCGCCTGCACCTGCTGCATGCCCTGGCCGGCCTGCGCCTGGCGCTGTTGCCTGGTGTGGAGTTCATTGGCGGCACGGAAATCGAAGCGCCGTTACCGGATGGAGCGCCCCTATGATCGGTGACCTGGATATCAGCGGCGTCTTCCTGCCCACGCTGCTGGTGCTGATGGGCATTACCTATGTGTTGTTCCTGGTGCTGCACGGGCTGTTGACGCGCATGCACTTCTATCGCCTGGTCTGGCACCGGGCATTGTTCAATGTGGGGCTGTACGCGCTGTTGCTGGGCGCGGTGGACTCACTCAGTCGATATCTGATGACATGAAAAAACCTTTTTTGACTATCGGCCGTGTCGTCCTGACGCTGTTGATCGTGAGCTTCGCGGTCGTCGTGGTGTGGCGCATGGTCATGTACTACATGTTTGCGCCCTGGACCCGTGACGGCCACATTCGCGCCGACATCGTGCAGATCGCCCCGGACGTGTCCGGGCTGATTCAGCGGGTCGATGTGCACGACAACCAGTTGGTGAGCAAAGGCCAGGTGCTGTTCGCCGTCGACCAGGACCGTTTCAAGCTGGCCCTGCGCCAGGCCCAGGCCGCCGTGGCCGACCGCCAGGAAACCCTGGCCCAGGCCCAGCGCGAGTATAAGCGTAACCGTGGCCTGGGCAACCTGGTGCCCAGCGAGCAACTGGAAGAAAGCCAGTCCCGCGTGGCCCGTGCTCAATCGGCGCTGGCCGAAGCGCAAGTGACGGTGGATTCCGCCCAGCTCAATCTCGACCGCTCGGTGATCCGCAGCCCGGTGGACGGCTACGTCAACGACCGCGCGCCACGCGCCCAGGAATTCGTCACCGCCGGCCGGCCGGTGCTGTCGGTGGTGGACAGCAACTCCTTCCATATCGACGGCTATTTCGAAGAGACCAAACTGGACGGCATTCGCGTCGGCATGGGCGTGGATATCCGCGTGATCGGTGACAGCGCCCGCTTGCATGGGCATGTGCAGAGCATCGTCGCCGGTATCGAGGACCGCGACCGCAGCAGCGGTTCCAACCTGCTGCCCAACGTCAACCCGGCGTTCAGCTGGGTACGCCTGGCCCAGCGGATTCCGGTGCGTATCGCCTTCGATGACGTGCCGGCGGACTTCCGCATGATCGCCGGGCGTACCGCGACCGTGTCGATCATCGACGACAAGACCAATGCCGGAGACCAGCCATGAAGCAACTGCTGGCCACCGCTGCGTTGGGGGTGTTGCTGTCGGCCTGCCAGGCGGTAGGCCCGGACTACAAACTGCCGGACACGGCCGCCGTCAACCGTGACGACCTGCAAGGTGCCATCGCCGGCGAGGGCAATAACGTGGTGTCGGCGCCCGTGCCGACGGACTGGTGGAAGCTGTACAAAGACCCGCGCCTGGATGAACTGGTGCGCCAGGCCATGGCCTCCAACACCGACCTGCGCGTGGCCGCGGCCAACTTGCAACGCGCGCGCTACCAGACCCAGCAGGCCGAATCCGCCGGCGGCTGGAGTGCCGGGGCCAAGGCTGAAGCGCAGCGTTTGCAGGAGTCCGGCGAAGCCTTTCTGCTGGCCGACAAAGTGCCGGTGGGCAACATCGGCAGCGTAGGCATCACCACCTCGTATCAATTCGACCTGTTCGGCACCTTGCAGCGCGGCATCGAAAGCGCCCAGGCCAACGCCGATGCGGCCCAGGCCGCCGCCGATATCGCACGCATTACCCTGGTGGCCGATGTGGTGCGCGCCTACACCCAGGTCTGCGCCGCCAACGAAGAGCTGGCCATCGCCAACGAGTCCCTCGACCTGCAAGCCCAAAGTACCAAGCTCACCCAGCGCCTGCGCGACGCCGGCCGTGGCGATGAAACCCAGGTCACGCGCTCGCAAACCCAATACAAATCCCTGCGCGCCGATATGCCGCGCTACGAAGCGGCGCGTCAGGCCGGGTTGTTCCGTCTGTCGATGCTGCTGGCCAAGCCCCTCGATCAATTGCCGGCCGGCACCGGCAGTTGCGCCGAGTTGCCGCACATCGCCCAGCTGTTGCCGGTGGGCGACGGTGCGACGTTGCTCAAGCGCCGCCCGGATGTGCGCCAGGCCGAACGCCAACTGGCCGCCGCGACCGCGCGCATCGGCGTGGCCACCGGCGCCTTGTACCCGGACATCGCCATCGGCGCCACGGTGGGCACGGTGGGCCTGCTCGACAACCTCGGCCAGCCTGCGACCAATCGCTGGGGCTTTGGCCCGATGATCAGCTGGACAGTGCCAACCAACGGCGCCCGCGCGCGCATTCACGAAGCCGAAGCCGCGACCCAGGGCGCCCTGGCGCATTTCGATGGGGTGGTACTCAATGCTATCCGCGAAACCCAGACCGGCCTGGCGCAGTACACCGCGATGCTGCAGCGCCGTGAAGCGCTGGCCGACGCCGAGCGTTCGGCCCGCGAGGCGGCGGACCAGACCCACCGCTTCTTCCAGGCCGGGCGCGAGTCGTTTCTCGCCGACCTGCAGGCGACCCGCACCTACACCGCCATGCGCGCGCAATTGGCGGCGGCCAACACCCAGGTTGCAATGAGCCAGATCGACCTGTTCCTGGCCCTGGGCGGCGGCTGGGAAAGCGGACGAACGCAAGGGATAAAACCCGGCAAACCGTGAGGTGATAGCTATGCTTTGTGAGGTGAGGCGTCGTGAAGCCTCACTCGACACTGCTCGCGTTTGCTCATGGGGATTCCAATAATGAAAAACCCTTATGCTCCCGCTTTCTGGTGCGTGCTCTTCGCACTGGTGCTGTTATCGGCCGCGTATTTCTACGGCGTCATGCTCGCCCACCAACTCGACAAGGCCATGGTCTTTCTCGACAGCGCCTGCCTGGTGATCGGCACCTTGTCCATCGGCGTGGTGGCCTGGGCCTCCTATCAAAACCAACGCGTGAAGCGAAAGCTGCTGGAACAAGGCAAGACCCGCGTCGCAATCTGGGACACCAAGGTGGCCCTGCGCCGTGTCGAAACTGTGTTCGACCGCTATTTCTGGGGCAGCTACTGGCAACCCGGTCGCACGTTCCAGGAAGTCATGGGCGACCTCACCGGCACGCCCCTGGAAAAAAGCCTCGAAGTGCTGAAGACGCAATGTGTCGTGCTGGATCGACAGGTCGCTGACGGCAGGCATTGGCTGAATAACGCGCGGGAATTGTCCGATGTTGCCACGCAAATGGCTCGTGAGCGCTATCAGCTGGATTTCTGCGACCCCAAGGCCGACACCCCGGGCAACGCGGTGATACACCGTGAGTTTGAGGTATTGGTCTACACCTGGACGGCGCGCCTGAAGAGTTTTGATCACCAGTTGGATGAAATAGAGCTGGAGTACTCCTGAACTCCTGATGAACTGATCCCTCTGAAAGGCTGGGCCGTTTGCGCCCGCCAGTGCTAATCTTCCCCAGCCTTTCGGCCACACGGGCCACTACTGTAGGAGCGGGCTTGCTCGCGAAAAACGTCAACGGTAACGCGTGCATTCTGAATAAACGCGGTGCCTATGAGTTCTTCGCGAGCAAGCTCGCTCCTACAA harbors:
- a CDS encoding efflux transporter outer membrane subunit; amino-acid sequence: MKQLLATAALGVLLSACQAVGPDYKLPDTAAVNRDDLQGAIAGEGNNVVSAPVPTDWWKLYKDPRLDELVRQAMASNTDLRVAAANLQRARYQTQQAESAGGWSAGAKAEAQRLQESGEAFLLADKVPVGNIGSVGITTSYQFDLFGTLQRGIESAQANADAAQAAADIARITLVADVVRAYTQVCAANEELAIANESLDLQAQSTKLTQRLRDAGRGDETQVTRSQTQYKSLRADMPRYEAARQAGLFRLSMLLAKPLDQLPAGTGSCAELPHIAQLLPVGDGATLLKRRPDVRQAERQLAAATARIGVATGALYPDIAIGATVGTVGLLDNLGQPATNRWGFGPMISWTVPTNGARARIHEAEAATQGALAHFDGVVLNAIRETQTGLAQYTAMLQRREALADAERSAREAADQTHRFFQAGRESFLADLQATRTYTAMRAQLAAANTQVAMSQIDLFLALGGGWESGRTQGIKPGKP
- a CDS encoding FUSC family protein, which gives rise to MNGFFTGFPPARDWFYGVRTFAASMIALYIAMLMQMPRPYWAMATVYIVSSPFVGPTSSKALYRAIGTLMGAAAAVLFVPMFVQSPYILVVVIALWTGTLLFLSLHLRTANSYALMLAGYTLPLIALPVVDNPLAVWDVAEARTEEIFLGIAVAAVVGAMFWPRRLMPVFDGSVAKWFTDAQVYSQRFLTRDVEPEAISGLRGGMVATFNTLELMIGQLPHEGARPQTVRNTKELRGRMIHLLPVIDALDDAVYAIEHRAPQFLDRLTPLLQAANAWLQSTTETAPLERWRVLRDKIDAAQPQGAALDDRHTLLFSNALYRLGEWVDLWQDCRSLQAAIQCESQDTWRAVYRHWRLGRLTPFLDRGLMFYSAFSTVTAIIVASVLWILLGWTDGGSAVILAAVACSFFASMDDPAPQIYRFFFWTAMSVLFASLYLFLVLPNLHDFPMLVLAFAVPFICIGTLTVQPRFYLGMLLTLVNTSSFISIQGAYDADFLNFANVNLAGPVGLLFAFVWTLIARPFGAELAAKRLTRFSWRDIVSLTEPATLAEHRHMAAQMLDRLMQHLPRLGLTGQDTGTALRDLRVALNLLDLLAYSPRILGVPRVLLNQVVEGVGGYFKACLKAGERLPAPSGLLMTLDRTRRALNGQGLQDGDDTRLHLLHALAGLRLALLPGVEFIGGTEIEAPLPDGAPL
- a CDS encoding efflux RND transporter periplasmic adaptor subunit; the encoded protein is MKKPFLTIGRVVLTLLIVSFAVVVVWRMVMYYMFAPWTRDGHIRADIVQIAPDVSGLIQRVDVHDNQLVSKGQVLFAVDQDRFKLALRQAQAAVADRQETLAQAQREYKRNRGLGNLVPSEQLEESQSRVARAQSALAEAQVTVDSAQLNLDRSVIRSPVDGYVNDRAPRAQEFVTAGRPVLSVVDSNSFHIDGYFEETKLDGIRVGMGVDIRVIGDSARLHGHVQSIVAGIEDRDRSSGSNLLPNVNPAFSWVRLAQRIPVRIAFDDVPADFRMIAGRTATVSIIDDKTNAGDQP
- a CDS encoding NADH:ubiquinone oxidoreductase subunit N translates to MKNPYAPAFWCVLFALVLLSAAYFYGVMLAHQLDKAMVFLDSACLVIGTLSIGVVAWASYQNQRVKRKLLEQGKTRVAIWDTKVALRRVETVFDRYFWGSYWQPGRTFQEVMGDLTGTPLEKSLEVLKTQCVVLDRQVADGRHWLNNARELSDVATQMARERYQLDFCDPKADTPGNAVIHREFEVLVYTWTARLKSFDHQLDEIELEYS
- a CDS encoding DUF1656 domain-containing protein; protein product: MIGDLDISGVFLPTLLVLMGITYVLFLVLHGLLTRMHFYRLVWHRALFNVGLYALLLGAVDSLSRYLMT